One Maniola hyperantus chromosome Z, iAphHyp1.2, whole genome shotgun sequence DNA window includes the following coding sequences:
- the LOC117995522 gene encoding uncharacterized protein isoform X1 — MDLFNLLAIAVLLQVIPTLVGASCRYPGSPAHSRVTFSDDQLTEGTIASYACEQGFELLGPSRRICDASRWIPDGVPFCVINVAAGKAPMQISTDEGAVPQRALDGSTASSFSAETCTLSKIERAPWWYVNLLEPYMVQLVRLDFGKPCCGWKTPAKIEVRVGNNRPDLGTNPICNRFIGFPEEGQPLFLPCNPPMPGAFVSVHLEATVPSQLSICEAFVYTDQALPIERCPQFRDQPPGSTATYNGKCYIFYDRQPASFQDALTVCQSRGGTLVVESNPALQGFISWELWRRHRSDSSSQYWIGAVRDLEEPNNWKWVNSDTLIKLTFWKDLVWRENCAMFDGSKEWLWSDVNCDSRLNYICQHQPKACGRPEQPPNSTMSTEHFQVGATVEYSCDEGHLLVGPTVRTCLDTGFYDEYPPLCQRIECGRPAEIKHGSYKLINVSVSYLSHVQYECEPGYEMVGRSRLVCDIDERWNGPPPRCDVVQCEQPPIISNGHVTVSNNASVFGAIAEYTCSNGFQLRGARKIKCLDSGLWDKAVPHCDPVERISKTSTTTTTTTTSTTQRPSTNPTLIPHAPTTPRFALSTKPRTQRPVKSPAPSVAPDPPSTRRPRPRVTTTERPTNKSSEISHTRKINVPDSQGSPTSHVPHIIVASHSRENQILDIGNNISSKQTPRTNAPLPVDGDRREKGAVRHNIAAVVGITAVAALIVLIPIIATIIFIFRSRKNIKDKNEKRDRRFLTPDITIASLASSSSESQSGLNRYYRQAWEDLHEAAGSSHGQRRRAREAPKDGSELVVADVYPAAHAKEKRRHHHHHHHREPRHPDWQPSHRPHLSTLKY; from the exons ATGGATCTCTTCAATCTCTTAGCAATCGCCGTTCTGCTGCAAG TTATCCCGACTTTAGTTGGAGCATCATGCAGATATCCGGGCTCACCTGCGCATTCGCGCGTTACCTTCTCCGACGATCAACTCACAGAAGGAACCATAGCATCTTATGCGTGCGAGCAAGGTTTCGAACTTCTTGGCCCGTCAAGAAGAATTTGTGATGCCAGTCGCTGGATTCCTGATGGCGTTCCATTTTGCG TGATCAATGTCGCTGCCGGAAAAGCGCCCATGCAAATCTCTACAGACGAGGGTGCAGTGCCTCAAAGGGCCTTGGACGGCAGCACGGCATCCAGCTTCAGCGCGGAAACCTGCACCCTCTCTAAGATAGAACGTGCCCCATGGTGGTATGTCAATCTTCTGGAGCCCTACATGGTACAACTCGTCAGACTCGACTTCGGGAAGCCTTGTTGTG GATGGAAAACTCCAGCAAAGATAGAAGTGCGAGTTGGCAACAATCGACCCGATCTTGGAACAAACCCAATCTGCAACCGGTTCATCGGTTTCCCCGAAGAAGGACAGCCGCTATTTCTACCCTGCAATCCCCCTATGCCGGGCGCTTTTGTCAGTGTTCATTTGGAAGCCACTGTTCCAAGTCAGCTCTCTATCTGTGAAGCGTTCGTGTACACGGATCAGGCGTTGCCAATAGAAAGATGCCCTCAATTCCGGGACCAACCACCCGGCAGCACTGCGACGTACAATGGCAAATGTTATATTTTCTATGATCGGCAACCTGCCAGCTTCCAAGATGCTCTCACAGTTTGTCAGTCAAGAGGAGGCACGTTGGTAGTTGAAAGTAATCCAGCCCTACAAGGCTTCATAAGCTGGGAACTTTGGAGACGACATAG GAGCGATAGTAGCAGTCAATACTGGATTGGGGCCGTCCGTGACCTAGAAGAGCCAAATAACTGGAAGTGGGTGAATAGTGATACACTCATCAAGTTGACGTTCTGGAAGGACCTTGTATGGCGCGAGAACTGCGCAATGTTCGATGGCAGTAAAGAATGGCTCTGGTCTGACGTCAACTGCGACTCCAGATTGAACTATATTTGTCAACACC AACCTAAAGCATGTGGTAGGCCAGAACAACCACCTAACTCGACGATGTCTACAGAACACTTCCAAGTTGGGGCGACTGTGGAATACTCCTGTGACGAAGGGCACCTGCTGGTCGGGCCTACTGTGAGGACATGCTTGGATACGGGATTCTACGACGAATACCCGCCTCTTTGTCAAA GAATAGAATGCGGACGCCCCGCGGAGATAAAACACGGCAGTTACAAACTGATCAACGTATCGGTGTCATACCTTTCGCACGTGCAATATGAATGCGAGCCCGGCTACGAGATGGTGGGTCGATCGCGCCTCGTGTGCGACATTGATGAACGGTGGAACGGTCCGCCACCGCGGTGTGACG TTGTGCAATGCGAGCAGCCGCCGATTATCTCGAACGGACACGTGACAGTCTCAAATAATGCATCGGTGTTCGGCGCAATAGCGGAGTACACTTGCTCCAATGGCTTTCAATTGCGCGGCGCACGCAAGATCAAATGCCTCGATTCCGGCCTGTGGGACAAAGCCGTGCCACATTGTGACC CTGTGGAGCGAATATCGAAAACTTCCACCACAACGACCACTACTACTACGAGCACTACACAACGACCGTCAACTAATCCTACTTTAATACCACACGCACCCACAACTCCGCGCTTTGCCCTTTCCACCAAGCCAAGGACACAGAGGCCAGTTAAATCACCTGCCCCTTCCGTAGCTCCAGACCCTCCTTCAACTCGAAGACCCCGTCCAAGAGTTACAACAACGGAACGCCCCACTAATAAGAGCTCTGAAATATCACATACGAGAAAAATCAACGTGCCAGATTCTCAAGGCTCACCCACTAGTCATGTTCCGCATATCATTGTGGCGAGTCATTCGAGAGAAAACCAG atctTAGACATAGGTAATAATATCAGTTCGAAGCAGACGCCCCGAACGAATGCACCGCTGCCAGTCGATGGCGACCGGCGAGAGAAGGGTGCGGTACGGCATAACATCGCTGCTGTGGTCGGCATTACGGCCGTGGCAGCTCTCATTGTTCTGATACCGATAATCGCCACCatcatatttatatttagaag CAGGAAAAACATCAAAGACAAAAACGAAAAGAGAGACAGGCGCTTCCTCACCCCCGACATCACCATCGCCTCACTCGCCTCCTCGTCGTCCGAGTCTCAGAGTGGTCTCAATAGATACTACCGGCAAGCGTGGGAAGACCTGCACGAGGCGGCGGGCTCCAGCCACGGGCAGAGACGACGCGCCCGGGAAGCTCCTAAAGACGGCTCCGAGTTGGTGGTGGCCGACGTGTACCCCGCGGCGCATGCGAAAGAGAAGCGCCGGCATcatcaccaccaccaccaccgcgAGCCGAGGCATCCCGACTGGCAACCTTCGCATCGTCCCCACCTATCTACTTTAAAATACTAG
- the LOC117995522 gene encoding uncharacterized protein isoform X2, with product MDLFNLLAIAVLLQVIPTLVGASCRYPGSPAHSRVTFSDDQLTEGTIASYACEQGFELLGPSRRICDASRWIPDGVPFCVINVAAGKAPMQISTDEGAVPQRALDGSTASSFSAETCTLSKIERAPWWYVNLLEPYMVQLVRLDFGKPCCGWKTPAKIEVRVGNNRPDLGTNPICNRFIGFPEEGQPLFLPCNPPMPGAFVSVHLEATVPSQLSICEAFVYTDQALPIERCPQFRDQPPGSTATYNGKCYIFYDRQPASFQDALTVCQSRGGTLVVESNPALQGFISWELWRRHRSDSSSQYWIGAVRDLEEPNNWKWVNSDTLIKLTFWKDLVWRENCAMFDGSKEWLWSDVNCDSRLNYICQHQPKACGRPEQPPNSTMSTEHFQVGATVEYSCDEGHLLVGPTVRTCLDTGFYDEYPPLCQRIECGRPAEIKHGSYKLINVSVSYLSHVQYECEPGYEMVGRSRLVCDIDERWNGPPPRCDVVQCEQPPIISNGHVTVSNNASVFGAIAEYTCSNGFQLRGARKIKCLDSGLWDKAVPHCDPVERISKTSTTTTTTTTSTTQRPSTNPTLIPHAPTTPRFALSTKPRTQRPVKSPAPSVAPDPPSTRRPRPRVTTTERPTNKSSEISHTRKINVPDSQGSPTSHVPHIIVASHSRENQILDIGNNISSKQTPRTNAPLPVDGDRREKGAVRHNIAAVVGITAVAALIVLIPIIATIIFIFRRKNIKDKNEKRDRRFLTPDITIASLASSSSESQSGLNRYYRQAWEDLHEAAGSSHGQRRRAREAPKDGSELVVADVYPAAHAKEKRRHHHHHHHREPRHPDWQPSHRPHLSTLKY from the exons ATGGATCTCTTCAATCTCTTAGCAATCGCCGTTCTGCTGCAAG TTATCCCGACTTTAGTTGGAGCATCATGCAGATATCCGGGCTCACCTGCGCATTCGCGCGTTACCTTCTCCGACGATCAACTCACAGAAGGAACCATAGCATCTTATGCGTGCGAGCAAGGTTTCGAACTTCTTGGCCCGTCAAGAAGAATTTGTGATGCCAGTCGCTGGATTCCTGATGGCGTTCCATTTTGCG TGATCAATGTCGCTGCCGGAAAAGCGCCCATGCAAATCTCTACAGACGAGGGTGCAGTGCCTCAAAGGGCCTTGGACGGCAGCACGGCATCCAGCTTCAGCGCGGAAACCTGCACCCTCTCTAAGATAGAACGTGCCCCATGGTGGTATGTCAATCTTCTGGAGCCCTACATGGTACAACTCGTCAGACTCGACTTCGGGAAGCCTTGTTGTG GATGGAAAACTCCAGCAAAGATAGAAGTGCGAGTTGGCAACAATCGACCCGATCTTGGAACAAACCCAATCTGCAACCGGTTCATCGGTTTCCCCGAAGAAGGACAGCCGCTATTTCTACCCTGCAATCCCCCTATGCCGGGCGCTTTTGTCAGTGTTCATTTGGAAGCCACTGTTCCAAGTCAGCTCTCTATCTGTGAAGCGTTCGTGTACACGGATCAGGCGTTGCCAATAGAAAGATGCCCTCAATTCCGGGACCAACCACCCGGCAGCACTGCGACGTACAATGGCAAATGTTATATTTTCTATGATCGGCAACCTGCCAGCTTCCAAGATGCTCTCACAGTTTGTCAGTCAAGAGGAGGCACGTTGGTAGTTGAAAGTAATCCAGCCCTACAAGGCTTCATAAGCTGGGAACTTTGGAGACGACATAG GAGCGATAGTAGCAGTCAATACTGGATTGGGGCCGTCCGTGACCTAGAAGAGCCAAATAACTGGAAGTGGGTGAATAGTGATACACTCATCAAGTTGACGTTCTGGAAGGACCTTGTATGGCGCGAGAACTGCGCAATGTTCGATGGCAGTAAAGAATGGCTCTGGTCTGACGTCAACTGCGACTCCAGATTGAACTATATTTGTCAACACC AACCTAAAGCATGTGGTAGGCCAGAACAACCACCTAACTCGACGATGTCTACAGAACACTTCCAAGTTGGGGCGACTGTGGAATACTCCTGTGACGAAGGGCACCTGCTGGTCGGGCCTACTGTGAGGACATGCTTGGATACGGGATTCTACGACGAATACCCGCCTCTTTGTCAAA GAATAGAATGCGGACGCCCCGCGGAGATAAAACACGGCAGTTACAAACTGATCAACGTATCGGTGTCATACCTTTCGCACGTGCAATATGAATGCGAGCCCGGCTACGAGATGGTGGGTCGATCGCGCCTCGTGTGCGACATTGATGAACGGTGGAACGGTCCGCCACCGCGGTGTGACG TTGTGCAATGCGAGCAGCCGCCGATTATCTCGAACGGACACGTGACAGTCTCAAATAATGCATCGGTGTTCGGCGCAATAGCGGAGTACACTTGCTCCAATGGCTTTCAATTGCGCGGCGCACGCAAGATCAAATGCCTCGATTCCGGCCTGTGGGACAAAGCCGTGCCACATTGTGACC CTGTGGAGCGAATATCGAAAACTTCCACCACAACGACCACTACTACTACGAGCACTACACAACGACCGTCAACTAATCCTACTTTAATACCACACGCACCCACAACTCCGCGCTTTGCCCTTTCCACCAAGCCAAGGACACAGAGGCCAGTTAAATCACCTGCCCCTTCCGTAGCTCCAGACCCTCCTTCAACTCGAAGACCCCGTCCAAGAGTTACAACAACGGAACGCCCCACTAATAAGAGCTCTGAAATATCACATACGAGAAAAATCAACGTGCCAGATTCTCAAGGCTCACCCACTAGTCATGTTCCGCATATCATTGTGGCGAGTCATTCGAGAGAAAACCAG atctTAGACATAGGTAATAATATCAGTTCGAAGCAGACGCCCCGAACGAATGCACCGCTGCCAGTCGATGGCGACCGGCGAGAGAAGGGTGCGGTACGGCATAACATCGCTGCTGTGGTCGGCATTACGGCCGTGGCAGCTCTCATTGTTCTGATACCGATAATCGCCACCatcatatttatatttagaag GAAAAACATCAAAGACAAAAACGAAAAGAGAGACAGGCGCTTCCTCACCCCCGACATCACCATCGCCTCACTCGCCTCCTCGTCGTCCGAGTCTCAGAGTGGTCTCAATAGATACTACCGGCAAGCGTGGGAAGACCTGCACGAGGCGGCGGGCTCCAGCCACGGGCAGAGACGACGCGCCCGGGAAGCTCCTAAAGACGGCTCCGAGTTGGTGGTGGCCGACGTGTACCCCGCGGCGCATGCGAAAGAGAAGCGCCGGCATcatcaccaccaccaccaccgcgAGCCGAGGCATCCCGACTGGCAACCTTCGCATCGTCCCCACCTATCTACTTTAAAATACTAG
- the LOC117995522 gene encoding uncharacterized protein isoform X3, giving the protein MDLFNLLAIAVLLQVIPTLVGASCRYPGSPAHSRVTFSDDQLTEGTIASYACEQGFELLGPSRRICDASRWIPDGVPFCVINVAAGKAPMQISTDEGAVPQRALDGSTASSFSAETCTLSKIERAPWWYVNLLEPYMVQLVRLDFGKPCCGWKTPAKIEVRVGNNRPDLGTNPICNRFIGFPEEGQPLFLPCNPPMPGAFVSVHLEATVPSQLSICEAFVYTDQALPIERCPQFRDQPPGSTATYNGKCYIFYDRQPASFQDALTVCQSRGGTLVVESNPALQGFISWELWRRHRSDSSSQYWIGAVRDLEEPNNWKWVNSDTLIKLTFWKDLVWRENCAMFDGSKEWLWSDVNCDSRLNYICQHQPKACGRPEQPPNSTMSTEHFQVGATVEYSCDEGHLLVGPTVRTCLDTGFYDEYPPLCQIVQCEQPPIISNGHVTVSNNASVFGAIAEYTCSNGFQLRGARKIKCLDSGLWDKAVPHCDPVERISKTSTTTTTTTTSTTQRPSTNPTLIPHAPTTPRFALSTKPRTQRPVKSPAPSVAPDPPSTRRPRPRVTTTERPTNKSSEISHTRKINVPDSQGSPTSHVPHIIVASHSRENQILDIGNNISSKQTPRTNAPLPVDGDRREKGAVRHNIAAVVGITAVAALIVLIPIIATIIFIFRSRKNIKDKNEKRDRRFLTPDITIASLASSSSESQSGLNRYYRQAWEDLHEAAGSSHGQRRRAREAPKDGSELVVADVYPAAHAKEKRRHHHHHHHREPRHPDWQPSHRPHLSTLKY; this is encoded by the exons ATGGATCTCTTCAATCTCTTAGCAATCGCCGTTCTGCTGCAAG TTATCCCGACTTTAGTTGGAGCATCATGCAGATATCCGGGCTCACCTGCGCATTCGCGCGTTACCTTCTCCGACGATCAACTCACAGAAGGAACCATAGCATCTTATGCGTGCGAGCAAGGTTTCGAACTTCTTGGCCCGTCAAGAAGAATTTGTGATGCCAGTCGCTGGATTCCTGATGGCGTTCCATTTTGCG TGATCAATGTCGCTGCCGGAAAAGCGCCCATGCAAATCTCTACAGACGAGGGTGCAGTGCCTCAAAGGGCCTTGGACGGCAGCACGGCATCCAGCTTCAGCGCGGAAACCTGCACCCTCTCTAAGATAGAACGTGCCCCATGGTGGTATGTCAATCTTCTGGAGCCCTACATGGTACAACTCGTCAGACTCGACTTCGGGAAGCCTTGTTGTG GATGGAAAACTCCAGCAAAGATAGAAGTGCGAGTTGGCAACAATCGACCCGATCTTGGAACAAACCCAATCTGCAACCGGTTCATCGGTTTCCCCGAAGAAGGACAGCCGCTATTTCTACCCTGCAATCCCCCTATGCCGGGCGCTTTTGTCAGTGTTCATTTGGAAGCCACTGTTCCAAGTCAGCTCTCTATCTGTGAAGCGTTCGTGTACACGGATCAGGCGTTGCCAATAGAAAGATGCCCTCAATTCCGGGACCAACCACCCGGCAGCACTGCGACGTACAATGGCAAATGTTATATTTTCTATGATCGGCAACCTGCCAGCTTCCAAGATGCTCTCACAGTTTGTCAGTCAAGAGGAGGCACGTTGGTAGTTGAAAGTAATCCAGCCCTACAAGGCTTCATAAGCTGGGAACTTTGGAGACGACATAG GAGCGATAGTAGCAGTCAATACTGGATTGGGGCCGTCCGTGACCTAGAAGAGCCAAATAACTGGAAGTGGGTGAATAGTGATACACTCATCAAGTTGACGTTCTGGAAGGACCTTGTATGGCGCGAGAACTGCGCAATGTTCGATGGCAGTAAAGAATGGCTCTGGTCTGACGTCAACTGCGACTCCAGATTGAACTATATTTGTCAACACC AACCTAAAGCATGTGGTAGGCCAGAACAACCACCTAACTCGACGATGTCTACAGAACACTTCCAAGTTGGGGCGACTGTGGAATACTCCTGTGACGAAGGGCACCTGCTGGTCGGGCCTACTGTGAGGACATGCTTGGATACGGGATTCTACGACGAATACCCGCCTCTTTGTCAAA TTGTGCAATGCGAGCAGCCGCCGATTATCTCGAACGGACACGTGACAGTCTCAAATAATGCATCGGTGTTCGGCGCAATAGCGGAGTACACTTGCTCCAATGGCTTTCAATTGCGCGGCGCACGCAAGATCAAATGCCTCGATTCCGGCCTGTGGGACAAAGCCGTGCCACATTGTGACC CTGTGGAGCGAATATCGAAAACTTCCACCACAACGACCACTACTACTACGAGCACTACACAACGACCGTCAACTAATCCTACTTTAATACCACACGCACCCACAACTCCGCGCTTTGCCCTTTCCACCAAGCCAAGGACACAGAGGCCAGTTAAATCACCTGCCCCTTCCGTAGCTCCAGACCCTCCTTCAACTCGAAGACCCCGTCCAAGAGTTACAACAACGGAACGCCCCACTAATAAGAGCTCTGAAATATCACATACGAGAAAAATCAACGTGCCAGATTCTCAAGGCTCACCCACTAGTCATGTTCCGCATATCATTGTGGCGAGTCATTCGAGAGAAAACCAG atctTAGACATAGGTAATAATATCAGTTCGAAGCAGACGCCCCGAACGAATGCACCGCTGCCAGTCGATGGCGACCGGCGAGAGAAGGGTGCGGTACGGCATAACATCGCTGCTGTGGTCGGCATTACGGCCGTGGCAGCTCTCATTGTTCTGATACCGATAATCGCCACCatcatatttatatttagaag CAGGAAAAACATCAAAGACAAAAACGAAAAGAGAGACAGGCGCTTCCTCACCCCCGACATCACCATCGCCTCACTCGCCTCCTCGTCGTCCGAGTCTCAGAGTGGTCTCAATAGATACTACCGGCAAGCGTGGGAAGACCTGCACGAGGCGGCGGGCTCCAGCCACGGGCAGAGACGACGCGCCCGGGAAGCTCCTAAAGACGGCTCCGAGTTGGTGGTGGCCGACGTGTACCCCGCGGCGCATGCGAAAGAGAAGCGCCGGCATcatcaccaccaccaccaccgcgAGCCGAGGCATCCCGACTGGCAACCTTCGCATCGTCCCCACCTATCTACTTTAAAATACTAG